In a single window of the Ancylobacter polymorphus genome:
- a CDS encoding glutamate-5-semialdehyde dehydrogenase produces the protein MAGIGARARAAARTLALAPAAVKEAGLRAAAQAIRDRAPAILAANGEDLAAARAAGMSTALQDRLVLNEARLEAIARAVEEIAALPDPVGQVTESWERPNGLRLERVRTPLGVIGVIYESRPNVTADAGSLCLKAGNAVILRGGSDSFHSSRAIHEALVEGLTSAGLPADAIQLVPTRDRAAVGEMLAGLGGKLDVIVPRGGKSLVARVQAEARVPVFAHLEGLVHVYVDKAADLEKSLAIVKNAKLRRTSVCGAAETLLVDRADASRLLAPLVTMLLDEGCAVRGDEAARAVDPRVTEASDEDWRTEYLDAVISVKLVDGVEEAIDHIETYGSHHTDAILTEDAATAERFLGEVDSAIVVHNASTQFADGGEFGFGGEIGIATGRMHARGPVGAEQLTSFKYRVRGSGQIRP, from the coding sequence ATGGCCGGGATCGGCGCCCGCGCCCGCGCCGCCGCCCGCACGCTGGCTCTGGCCCCGGCGGCGGTGAAGGAGGCGGGCCTGCGCGCCGCCGCGCAGGCGATCCGCGACCGGGCGCCCGCCATTCTCGCCGCCAATGGCGAGGACCTCGCTGCCGCCCGCGCCGCCGGCATGAGCACGGCGCTGCAGGACCGGCTGGTGCTGAACGAGGCGCGCCTTGAGGCCATCGCCCGCGCGGTGGAGGAGATCGCCGCGCTGCCCGACCCGGTGGGGCAGGTGACCGAGAGCTGGGAGCGGCCGAACGGCCTGCGTCTGGAGCGGGTGCGCACGCCGCTCGGCGTCATCGGCGTGATCTATGAGAGCCGGCCCAATGTGACGGCGGACGCTGGCAGCCTGTGCCTGAAGGCCGGCAATGCGGTGATCCTGCGCGGCGGCTCCGACAGCTTCCATTCCTCCCGCGCCATCCATGAAGCGCTGGTGGAAGGGCTCACCAGTGCCGGCCTGCCGGCGGACGCGATCCAGCTGGTGCCGACCCGCGACCGCGCGGCGGTGGGCGAGATGCTGGCCGGGCTCGGCGGCAAGCTCGACGTGATCGTGCCGCGCGGCGGCAAGAGCCTCGTCGCCCGCGTGCAGGCGGAGGCGCGCGTGCCGGTCTTCGCCCATCTCGAAGGGCTGGTGCATGTCTATGTCGACAAGGCCGCCGATCTCGAAAAATCGCTCGCCATCGTGAAGAACGCCAAGCTGCGCCGCACCAGCGTGTGCGGGGCGGCGGAGACGCTGCTGGTGGACCGTGCGGATGCGTCCCGCCTGCTCGCCCCGCTCGTCACCATGCTGCTCGACGAGGGCTGCGCGGTGCGCGGCGACGAAGCCGCCCGGGCGGTGGACCCGCGCGTGACCGAGGCCAGCGACGAGGACTGGCGCACGGAATATCTCGACGCCGTCATCTCGGTGAAGCTGGTCGACGGGGTGGAAGAGGCCATCGATCATATCGAGACCTATGGCTCGCACCACACCGACGCCATCCTCACCGAGGACGCCGCCACCGCCGAGCGCTTCCTCGGCGAGGTCGATTCCGCCATCGTGGTGCACAACGCCTCCACCCAGTTCGCCGATGGCGGCGAGTTCGGCTTCGGCGGCGAGATCGGCATCGCCACGGGGCGCATGCATGCGCGCGGGCCGGTGGGTGCCGAGCAGCTGACCTCGTTCAAATACCGCGTGCGCGGCTCCGGCCAGATCCGGCCGTGA
- a CDS encoding nicotinate-nucleotide adenylyltransferase translates to MTDRPLPSPGAFRADLSPAGRGDVGLLPSLARIPPLAPGLRVGLYGGSFNPAHEAHRAASLLALKRLRLDRVWWLVTPGNPLKDNRALPPLDARLAQARAVADHPALVPTGLEAGLGTRFSFDTVAALVRRFPGVRFVWLMGADNLAAFHRWQHWREIAALVPIAIIDRPGCTFPAMASPAAQALARWRVPESEAAALPLLRPPAWVFLHGLKSPLSSTQLRAQG, encoded by the coding sequence ATGACCGATCGCCCGCTCCCCTCACCCGGCGCGTTCCGCGCCGACCTCTCCCCGGCGGGGAGAGGTGACGTTGGCCTGTTGCCGTCGCTTGCCCGCATTCCCCCGCTGGCGCCGGGCCTGCGCGTGGGGCTCTATGGCGGCAGCTTCAACCCCGCGCATGAGGCGCACCGCGCCGCCAGCCTGCTGGCGCTGAAGCGGCTGCGGCTCGACCGCGTGTGGTGGCTGGTGACGCCCGGCAACCCCCTGAAGGACAACCGCGCGCTGCCCCCGCTCGATGCCCGGCTGGCGCAGGCGCGGGCGGTGGCCGACCATCCCGCGCTGGTGCCGACCGGGCTGGAGGCCGGGCTCGGCACCCGCTTCAGCTTCGACACGGTGGCGGCGCTGGTGCGGCGCTTTCCCGGCGTGCGCTTCGTCTGGCTGATGGGGGCGGACAATCTCGCCGCCTTCCACCGCTGGCAGCACTGGCGGGAGATCGCGGCGCTGGTGCCCATCGCCATCATCGACCGGCCCGGCTGCACCTTCCCCGCCATGGCGAGCCCGGCGGCGCAGGCGCTGGCGCGCTGGCGCGTGCCCGAGAGCGAGGCCGCCGCCCTGCCGCTGCTGCGCCCGCCGGCCTGGGTGTTCCTGCACGGGCTGAAATCGCCGCTGTCCTCGACCCAGCTGCGCGCGCAGGGGTAG